A genomic window from Paenibacillus sp. FSL K6-0276 includes:
- the hcp gene encoding hydroxylamine reductase: MFCYQCEQTPTGGCTVVGVCGKNETIASLQDTMIFALKGIAAYATHARQLGYSDPEVDRITHEALYMTLTNSNFNTQEHLEMAMKVGDAAVRVMDLLGRAHTDRFGIPQPITVSQNKIEGQCIVVTGHNLYALEELLQQTEGTGINIYTHSEMLPAHGYPALKKYKHLKGNIGKAWYDQRRLFEQFPGAILATTNCVMPIKGTYADRFFSYEVAGLEDVAKITNDDFSPLINRALSLPAADVESDLVLTTGYHHETVIGLAPEIIQAVKDGHIRRFFVIAGCDAPGKGGNYYRELATSLPNDTVILTTSCGKFRFNDVDYGTVGDTGIPRYIDLGQCNNSGSTVKIALALAEAFDCTVNELPVSIVLSWFEQKAVAILLGLFSLGIQDIRIGPKPPEFISDGVLDVLVELFGLKLITTAEEDMNAMLALS; encoded by the coding sequence ATGTTTTGTTACCAGTGTGAACAGACACCGACTGGCGGTTGCACCGTTGTTGGAGTATGTGGCAAAAATGAAACCATTGCGAGTTTGCAGGACACGATGATTTTTGCCTTAAAAGGAATTGCAGCTTATGCGACACATGCTCGGCAGCTAGGTTATAGCGATCCCGAGGTGGATCGTATCACCCATGAAGCCTTGTATATGACCTTGACCAATTCCAACTTTAATACGCAGGAGCATTTGGAGATGGCGATGAAGGTCGGAGATGCGGCGGTTCGCGTCATGGATCTGCTGGGTCGTGCTCATACGGATCGCTTTGGGATTCCGCAACCAATCACAGTTAGCCAGAATAAAATAGAAGGTCAATGTATTGTGGTGACAGGGCATAATTTGTATGCACTGGAGGAATTGCTGCAGCAGACGGAAGGAACGGGCATCAATATTTATACCCATTCGGAAATGTTACCTGCCCATGGCTATCCGGCGCTCAAGAAGTATAAGCATTTGAAAGGCAACATCGGCAAAGCGTGGTACGATCAACGCAGACTGTTCGAGCAGTTTCCCGGTGCGATACTTGCTACCACAAACTGTGTGATGCCGATTAAAGGCACTTACGCAGACCGCTTCTTCTCTTATGAAGTGGCGGGGCTGGAAGATGTAGCGAAAATCACGAACGATGATTTCTCCCCACTTATTAACCGTGCGTTGTCATTACCTGCAGCTGATGTAGAGTCAGATTTGGTACTTACGACAGGATACCATCATGAAACAGTAATCGGGCTGGCACCGGAGATCATTCAGGCTGTTAAAGACGGCCACATCCGCAGATTCTTCGTCATTGCAGGCTGTGACGCGCCAGGTAAAGGTGGGAATTACTACCGTGAGTTGGCGACTTCCTTACCAAACGATACCGTCATTTTAACCACTTCTTGCGGGAAATTCCGCTTTAATGACGTAGATTATGGCACCGTTGGAGACACAGGCATTCCGCGTTATATTGACCTTGGGCAATGCAATAATTCTGGTTCTACGGTGAAGATTGCTTTGGCTCTGGCTGAAGCATTTGACTGTACGGTGAACGAGCTACCTGTCAGTATCGTGCTGTCTTGGTTTGAGCAAAAAGCAGTAGCCATTCTGCTGGGCTTGTTCAGTCTTGGCATTCAGGACATTCGTATCGGACCGAAGCCGCCTGAGTTCATCTCGGATGGTGTGCTGGATGTGTTAGTAGAGCTTTTTGGATTGAAGCTGATTACCACTGCCGAGGAAGATATGAACGCGATGTTGGCGTTGTCGTAG